One part of the Tunicatimonas pelagia genome encodes these proteins:
- a CDS encoding NUDIX hydrolase — MDFSDELISSLRERLRQPLPGWQAQQRMATEHHRTARLLPLPNAKRAGVLILLYPGSEQRLYFPLIQRPHYDGAHSGQIAFPGGKVEPEDASMVDTALRETREEIGVEVLPDQVLGQLSDLYIPVSKFIVSPVVAFVREPPTYQADPVEVAATLDVLAQSFLQPENRTVKEIQVRGTTLQAPAYLVQKQIIWGATAMILAEFFAVLQQIDNQ, encoded by the coding sequence GTGGATTTTTCTGATGAGTTAATTTCTTCGCTGAGGGAGCGATTGCGGCAGCCTTTGCCCGGTTGGCAAGCACAGCAGCGTATGGCTACCGAACATCACCGTACTGCCCGGCTACTTCCTCTGCCAAATGCTAAGCGAGCGGGAGTGCTGATTCTTCTTTATCCCGGCTCGGAGCAAAGATTGTACTTCCCGTTAATCCAACGACCCCACTACGACGGAGCGCACAGTGGGCAAATTGCTTTTCCGGGAGGGAAGGTAGAGCCGGAGGATGCGTCAATGGTAGATACTGCATTGCGAGAAACGCGGGAAGAGATCGGAGTAGAGGTGCTCCCTGACCAAGTGCTTGGGCAGTTGTCTGATCTGTATATTCCGGTAAGTAAGTTTATAGTAAGCCCTGTGGTAGCTTTTGTGCGCGAACCCCCGACCTATCAGGCCGACCCGGTTGAAGTAGCGGCTACCTTGGATGTTTTGGCTCAATCCTTCTTGCAGCCAGAGAATAGAACGGTTAAAGAGATTCAAGTACGCGGCACAACACTACAAGCACCAGCGTATTTAGTTCAGAAACAAATTATTTGGGGAGCTACTGCCATGATACTGGCCGAGTTTTTTGCTGTGCTTCAGCAAATTGATAATCAATAG
- a CDS encoding alpha/beta hydrolase, whose protein sequence is MHQSIIATFLSLFVSLIMGGVSFAQERYLDSLFSVQMETFTYVQQPNEPLDLDIYTPQNDSETQRPLLLYVHGGGFSGGQRNGERADRFFRQLAQKGYVVATISYTLTMKGQSFSCDQPTPNKINTFRVAGNDIARATQFLNSQSAKLGIDTTQIVLAGSSAGAEAVLHAAYWPETHIVEEGALLSENFRYAGVISMAGALVSLDWVTAESAVPTQFFHGTCDNLVPYGEAPHHYCSVGEPGYMPLYGAEAIAGKLRELGKPYYLYTVCRGRHEWAGRPLANNVAEITDFLYHDVLHQQKRQLHTIHASAGDDCPDYPKFNYCE, encoded by the coding sequence ATGCACCAATCTATAATCGCAACCTTTCTGTCACTATTCGTTAGCTTAATAATGGGTGGAGTAAGTTTTGCCCAGGAACGCTACCTTGATAGCCTGTTTTCCGTTCAGATGGAAACCTTTACCTACGTCCAACAGCCCAATGAGCCACTGGATTTAGATATTTACACTCCCCAAAACGACTCAGAAACTCAACGGCCTTTGCTACTGTATGTTCACGGTGGTGGCTTCTCCGGTGGGCAGCGCAATGGGGAGCGGGCGGATCGTTTTTTTCGTCAGTTAGCTCAGAAAGGCTACGTGGTGGCTACCATCAGTTACACCCTCACCATGAAGGGACAGTCTTTCAGTTGCGATCAGCCTACCCCTAATAAAATCAATACATTTCGGGTGGCAGGAAACGACATTGCTCGGGCTACTCAATTTCTAAATAGCCAATCGGCTAAACTGGGCATTGACACTACCCAAATTGTACTAGCCGGAAGCAGTGCTGGAGCCGAAGCCGTATTGCACGCAGCTTATTGGCCAGAAACTCACATAGTGGAAGAGGGGGCGCTACTTTCCGAAAATTTTCGCTATGCCGGAGTCATTAGCATGGCGGGTGCTCTGGTATCGCTAGACTGGGTGACGGCCGAATCGGCTGTTCCTACTCAGTTTTTTCACGGCACTTGCGATAATCTGGTGCCCTACGGAGAAGCACCACACCATTACTGCTCAGTAGGCGAACCGGGTTATATGCCGCTTTACGGAGCGGAAGCTATTGCGGGTAAACTACGAGAACTAGGTAAACCATATTATCTGTATACAGTTTGTCGCGGTCGGCACGAGTGGGCTGGGCGACCGCTAGCTAATAATGTGGCCGAAATTACCGACTTTCTTTATCATGATGTATTGCATCAGCAAAAGCGACAGTTACACACCATTCATGCTTCCGCAGGCGATGATTGTCCTGACTATCCTAAGTTTAATTATTGTGAGTAG
- a CDS encoding Uma2 family endonuclease, which produces MSNSTETLSEYELERGKPMPSTIHSLVQGNLVYLLKANYNKTYHILPELSLDTPEKPSVPDIAIYPKFEIDWRNDTIKRNDVPLATVEILSPTQSLDELVEKAHRYFQSGVSSCWIVLPSMKAIAVYTSADTYNFFNETDTLLDSPLSVKLAVADVFK; this is translated from the coding sequence ATGTCAAATTCTACCGAGACTCTTTCTGAATACGAACTTGAACGGGGTAAGCCAATGCCTAGCACAATACATTCTTTGGTACAAGGGAATCTGGTTTATCTTTTAAAGGCTAATTATAATAAAACCTATCATATCCTACCCGAACTTAGCTTAGATACGCCTGAAAAACCCTCGGTGCCCGATATAGCCATTTACCCTAAGTTCGAGATAGATTGGCGTAACGATACTATCAAGCGAAACGATGTGCCCCTAGCTACCGTTGAAATTCTTTCGCCCACTCAAAGCCTAGACGAGTTAGTGGAAAAAGCCCACCGCTACTTTCAGTCTGGGGTTTCTTCATGCTGGATTGTGTTGCCTAGTATGAAGGCAATTGCCGTATACACTTCGGCAGATACTTACAACTTCTTTAATGAGACCGATACGTTGCTGGATAGTCCTCTTAGTGTAAAATTAGCCGTAGCGGATGTTTTCAAGTAG
- a CDS encoding AEC family transporter — translation MSIALLPVFGVVVIGLGLRRIKFPGDAFWPYSDRLTYFVLFPALLINKLATANLNRPELLPMLGVLCLSIVVISVVVWLVRPLMPGSNASYTSVLQGSIRPNTYIGLAGASTLLGTDGLALLAVALAIVIPLVNVISVLGFARWVPRNSPNIARVVRSILTNPLIVACVVGLLLNFSGIGLPLGLSSITTIMGQAALPMGLLSVGAGLQVRTLGQHWQLLTVSSLLKLVVLPLLAFGLGTFFSVDRLALSVAVLYTCLPCSVSSYTLAAELGGDKTLIAAIITIQTLLAMLSIPLLLEATVL, via the coding sequence ATGAGCATCGCTTTACTTCCGGTTTTTGGTGTGGTAGTGATTGGCTTGGGGCTACGGCGAATAAAATTTCCGGGTGATGCGTTCTGGCCGTATTCCGACCGTTTGACCTACTTCGTGCTATTTCCGGCCTTGCTCATTAACAAGCTGGCTACTGCTAATCTCAACCGTCCCGAATTACTTCCGATGCTGGGAGTGTTATGCTTGTCTATCGTTGTAATTTCGGTAGTGGTCTGGCTGGTAAGGCCGCTTATGCCAGGAAGTAATGCGAGTTATACCTCGGTGCTACAGGGCAGTATTCGCCCGAATACCTACATTGGCTTGGCGGGTGCTTCAACGCTTCTGGGGACCGATGGTCTAGCCCTGTTGGCAGTAGCTTTGGCGATTGTAATACCACTGGTGAATGTAATTAGCGTACTAGGCTTTGCCCGCTGGGTACCTCGCAATTCACCCAATATTGCTCGGGTGGTGCGTAGTATTCTGACGAACCCACTCATCGTAGCCTGTGTTGTAGGGTTGTTACTTAACTTTAGTGGTATTGGTCTTCCGTTGGGGTTATCGTCAATCACCACCATTATGGGGCAGGCAGCCTTACCAATGGGCTTATTATCCGTGGGAGCTGGGCTACAAGTACGAACATTGGGGCAGCACTGGCAATTATTGACCGTGAGCAGTCTGCTAAAACTGGTGGTACTGCCGTTACTGGCTTTCGGATTGGGTACTTTCTTCTCGGTTGATAGGTTAGCCTTATCCGTAGCAGTGCTGTACACTTGCTTACCCTGCTCAGTATCATCGTACACCTTAGCTGCCGAATTAGGCGGAGACAAAACCTTAATTGCGGCTATCATCACTATTCAGACGCTATTAGCGATGCTTAGCATTCCGCTCTTGCTTGAGGCAACCGTACTGTAA
- a CDS encoding BlaI/MecI/CopY family transcriptional regulator yields MKIPPKPTEAELEILQIVYQLGPTTVRLVHDELAQQRDIGYTTTLKNMQNMVQKGLLVRDESAKSHIYAANVPQEKTQKLLLDRLLETAFGGSAGRMVLQALGHRKTSKEELDQIKELIKKLEGGKS; encoded by the coding sequence ATGAAAATCCCTCCTAAACCTACTGAGGCTGAACTGGAAATTCTTCAGATAGTGTATCAGCTTGGACCTACTACCGTTCGCTTGGTTCACGATGAGCTGGCTCAGCAGCGAGACATCGGTTACACGACTACGCTAAAAAACATGCAAAATATGGTTCAAAAGGGCTTATTAGTTCGCGATGAGTCGGCTAAGAGCCATATTTATGCGGCCAACGTGCCCCAAGAAAAAACCCAAAAGCTACTCCTAGACCGTCTGCTGGAAACGGCCTTTGGTGGCTCTGCCGGGCGGATGGTACTGCAAGCACTAGGTCATCGTAAAACATCGAAGGAAGAGTTAGATCAAATTAAAGAACTTATTAAAAAACTGGAAGGAGGAAAATCATGA
- a CDS encoding ABC transporter permease yields the protein MFKSYLKIAYRNLLKNKIFSLINILGLAIGMAACLLILQYVSFELSYDKFHAKSDRIYRAVRYQYKEGTLDVKSARTFPTIGRELRENFPEMVESFVRIHHQPGVFAKVDTEQPEYFDEERVYYADASFFDVFSFPLLVGNVTQTLANPNTVVITRSVAKKYFGEDWQEVNPIGKTLQSRTYFGEAELLIIGVVADPPSNAHFTFDFLVSYPTMHSWRDGDADYYYEAEESWYWSEVYTYLVLNPGKDPQQLEEAFAPIVSQRTPSRSEQGFTFRTALQPLEEIHLRSALMNELEAGGNIRTVYVLLIVALCILIIAWVNFVNLSVVKAIERSKEVGLRKVLGAKRKQLIKQYLLESALLNGVGILVAFTLFQLSLPYFEQFAGVTIDRTLLTQGIGIVAMGGLFIVGTVLSGLYPAAVLSAYHPAKVLRGKLTQNRKSGRLRKGLVVFQFATASVFIIIVFVVSQQLSFMRDYELGVNIKQKLVIEGPHSVDNVEEFRANSIAYKTALKRHSLVKHATFSRNVPATEIRGNNYVRQRGKPEEAKFYHVMGVDYDYMATFDLQLVTGRYFDEDQPVSNAEIIQNNENAPDFGTNDHSVMVNETAVKKLGFPSAEEAIDQQIFVFGGVKQIVGVVKDYHHKSLKSSFEPIIFYLQPTGWEYVTLDIQASDNSVVRIDEIIAYAEQQWKVFYPDEPFQYFFLDDRFNQQYQADQQFHLLFNLFSGLVIFIACMGLFGLSSYAAVQKTKEIGVRKVLGASVQSVVALLSRDFIRLVLISSVLALPLAYWATRQWLENYAFRVDIHWWMFLLPLLAVLVIALLTVSVQTIRAALANPADSLRNE from the coding sequence ATGTTCAAAAGCTATCTAAAAATCGCCTACCGCAACTTATTGAAGAATAAGATTTTTAGCCTAATTAATATCCTGGGACTAGCCATTGGCATGGCGGCTTGCCTGCTTATTCTACAATACGTTAGCTTCGAGTTGAGCTATGATAAGTTCCACGCAAAGAGCGACCGGATTTATCGGGCGGTCCGATATCAGTACAAAGAAGGCACGCTGGATGTTAAATCAGCCCGAACGTTTCCCACCATTGGCCGAGAACTTCGGGAGAACTTTCCGGAAATGGTAGAATCTTTCGTTAGAATACACCACCAACCCGGTGTTTTCGCCAAGGTTGATACCGAGCAACCCGAATATTTCGATGAAGAACGGGTGTACTACGCAGATGCTTCTTTCTTTGATGTATTTTCTTTCCCGTTATTGGTGGGAAATGTTACCCAAACGTTAGCCAATCCCAATACGGTAGTTATTACTCGTTCAGTAGCCAAGAAGTACTTTGGAGAAGACTGGCAGGAAGTAAACCCAATTGGTAAAACCCTACAATCCCGAACCTATTTTGGTGAAGCCGAACTATTGATTATCGGAGTAGTCGCTGACCCGCCCAGTAACGCTCATTTTACTTTTGACTTTTTGGTATCTTACCCTACAATGCATTCTTGGCGAGATGGTGATGCTGATTATTACTACGAAGCGGAAGAGAGTTGGTATTGGAGTGAGGTTTACACTTATTTGGTGCTAAACCCGGGGAAAGATCCGCAGCAATTGGAAGAAGCGTTTGCCCCTATCGTTAGCCAGCGTACTCCCAGCCGAAGCGAACAAGGATTTACTTTCCGTACTGCCTTACAACCCCTTGAGGAAATTCATTTACGCTCTGCGCTAATGAATGAACTGGAAGCCGGAGGAAATATCCGCACCGTCTACGTACTGTTGATCGTCGCCCTTTGCATTTTAATTATTGCTTGGGTGAATTTCGTTAACCTTTCGGTGGTAAAAGCAATTGAACGGAGCAAGGAAGTAGGGCTACGGAAGGTGCTGGGAGCGAAAAGGAAACAATTGATTAAGCAGTATTTGCTAGAGTCAGCACTGCTAAATGGAGTAGGAATATTAGTGGCGTTCACCCTGTTTCAACTGAGTCTGCCTTACTTTGAACAGTTTGCCGGAGTTACGATAGATCGTACGCTACTTACGCAAGGGATAGGTATCGTAGCAATGGGAGGACTATTTATAGTCGGTACTGTACTCAGTGGTTTGTACCCGGCCGCGGTGCTTTCGGCCTACCATCCCGCCAAGGTACTCCGAGGCAAGCTTACTCAGAACAGGAAAAGCGGACGATTAAGAAAGGGACTGGTGGTCTTTCAGTTCGCTACCGCTTCGGTGTTCATTATCATTGTCTTTGTGGTGAGTCAACAGCTATCGTTTATGCGAGATTATGAGTTAGGAGTCAATATTAAGCAAAAACTGGTGATTGAAGGGCCTCACTCGGTAGATAATGTAGAAGAGTTTAGAGCTAATTCAATTGCCTACAAAACAGCGTTGAAAAGGCATAGCTTAGTCAAACACGCTACTTTTTCTCGTAACGTACCCGCTACTGAGATCAGGGGTAATAACTACGTTCGGCAACGTGGCAAGCCTGAAGAGGCTAAGTTTTACCACGTGATGGGAGTAGACTACGATTACATGGCTACGTTTGACTTGCAGTTGGTTACCGGAAGGTACTTTGACGAAGACCAACCCGTGAGCAATGCGGAGATTATTCAAAATAACGAGAATGCTCCGGACTTTGGTACCAATGATCATTCGGTGATGGTAAACGAAACAGCAGTGAAAAAATTAGGCTTTCCGTCGGCAGAAGAAGCGATTGATCAACAAATATTCGTATTTGGCGGAGTGAAACAGATTGTGGGAGTAGTAAAAGACTATCACCATAAATCGCTAAAGAGTAGCTTTGAACCCATTATTTTCTACCTCCAGCCCACCGGTTGGGAATACGTTACGTTGGATATACAAGCCTCTGATAATTCTGTGGTACGTATTGATGAAATCATTGCTTACGCTGAACAGCAGTGGAAAGTATTTTATCCCGATGAACCCTTTCAGTACTTCTTTTTGGATGATCGGTTCAATCAGCAATACCAAGCCGACCAGCAATTTCATCTATTGTTCAACTTGTTCTCTGGGCTAGTCATCTTTATTGCTTGTATGGGGCTGTTTGGATTGTCTTCGTACGCCGCTGTGCAAAAGACCAAGGAGATAGGAGTGCGTAAGGTACTGGGGGCTTCGGTACAAAGTGTTGTTGCTCTGCTTTCTCGAGACTTCATAAGGCTCGTACTGATCTCCAGCGTTTTGGCGTTACCCCTCGCCTACTGGGCCACCCGACAGTGGCTAGAGAATTACGCCTTTCGGGTAGACATTCACTGGTGGATGTTTTTGCTACCGTTATTAGCTGTTTTAGTTATTGCGCTACTCACCGTCAGCGTTCAAACCATCCGAGCAGCTTTGGCCAACCCAGCAGACTCGTTGCGAAATGAGTAG
- a CDS encoding M56 family metallopeptidase, which translates to MSWLPDTWIQTLGWTLVHSLWIITLIALGLRLLLAIIPNRRAKARYLLSVATLLATIVALGVTGFYVHEPTEKGDYTALIENLVEPSAFNDELAVSDSTPSFILQLSDQLRQWLTPHFSGILVIWFSGVLFFLVRGTGRMIYLHRLTHRNTQPLSAQWQNTVTRLTQTLGIRRKLVVRVSPYVRSPFVAGLLKPVILLPVSAFSQLSPEQLEAILAHELAHIRRWDDTVNWLQTVVEIILFYHPALWWISQVMRDEREKCCDDLAVATCGSALVYTKALAQLESLPNNTSAFALALSRSGSGLLARIERLIQPNASSTKPSVVPIMVTAALAAVLVMSYQFNPPTTNSSAGSSPIYSGLIPGLPSPSTEPTQPQLDSPWQPALPDWLKEENSVLDTIPAEQDTIVASNKENTKRNAYRFYFVPDTDRFEVDSLTQIFKVDSLSSTYAFSSPGMHILSLDSLPKTIILPPNAILPPNIDLDIDENIDLDLDVLKDIEVVIDSVLSENHKFNFHFYDTTPEPDNFPHMEQLKQLLSDSTGNGTFLNAPKPPHALLYNSAPHRFRTIERTLDRTLAQLDSLGTQGGWFSDSARMDNLRAAQEALANLQPSDTWHEKVLEAQRRSLEAQQQRHEMQLQLRDKQHEERLAAWQKRMEAWEARQQEIQQRFEERQQEMQKRYEERVRTLERQEEQLRQQQEKLQEEIRQKSNLN; encoded by the coding sequence ATGAGTTGGCTACCCGACACCTGGATACAAACCCTAGGCTGGACATTAGTGCATAGCCTCTGGATTATCACCCTAATCGCTCTGGGTCTACGATTGCTGCTAGCGATCATTCCAAACAGAAGAGCAAAAGCCCGCTATCTTCTATCAGTAGCTACACTTCTCGCAACGATAGTCGCTCTGGGAGTTACCGGGTTTTACGTACACGAGCCAACTGAAAAAGGTGATTATACTGCTCTGATTGAAAATTTGGTTGAGCCTTCGGCCTTCAACGATGAGCTAGCAGTTTCTGACTCTACGCCATCCTTCATTCTACAGTTGAGCGATCAGCTCCGGCAATGGCTTACCCCTCATTTCTCGGGTATTCTCGTGATTTGGTTCAGCGGAGTGCTATTTTTCCTAGTGCGAGGCACCGGACGAATGATTTACCTCCATCGCCTCACTCATCGTAATACGCAGCCACTTAGTGCTCAGTGGCAAAATACTGTAACCCGGCTAACCCAGACTTTAGGCATTCGCCGAAAACTGGTAGTCCGGGTTTCACCCTACGTTCGTAGTCCGTTTGTTGCTGGTCTGCTGAAGCCAGTTATTTTGCTACCAGTTAGCGCGTTCTCTCAGCTAAGCCCGGAGCAGCTCGAAGCTATTTTGGCGCATGAATTGGCTCATATCCGTCGTTGGGATGATACCGTAAACTGGCTGCAAACGGTGGTAGAAATTATTCTATTTTATCATCCGGCTTTGTGGTGGATTTCGCAGGTAATGCGTGATGAGCGGGAAAAATGCTGCGACGATTTGGCCGTAGCCACCTGTGGCAGTGCGCTGGTGTACACTAAAGCACTCGCCCAATTAGAAAGTCTGCCCAATAATACCTCAGCTTTTGCTTTGGCATTATCGCGTTCTGGCAGCGGATTATTGGCCCGTATTGAACGGTTGATCCAGCCGAATGCTTCCTCTACCAAACCTTCGGTAGTTCCGATTATGGTAACTGCGGCGTTGGCTGCTGTCTTGGTTATGAGCTATCAATTTAATCCGCCTACTACCAACTCCTCAGCCGGTAGCTCGCCTATCTACTCCGGATTGATTCCCGGATTACCATCACCCTCCACTGAACCAACCCAGCCACAGCTCGATTCGCCTTGGCAGCCCGCTTTGCCCGACTGGCTGAAAGAGGAAAATAGCGTACTAGATACCATTCCTGCCGAGCAGGATACAATAGTTGCTAGCAACAAGGAAAATACTAAGCGTAATGCCTACCGCTTTTATTTTGTGCCCGACACAGATAGGTTTGAAGTAGACTCACTAACCCAAATTTTTAAGGTTGACTCATTGTCATCAACTTACGCTTTTTCATCACCAGGAATGCACATACTATCGCTGGACTCTCTACCCAAAACAATCATTTTACCACCGAACGCTATTCTACCGCCAAACATCGATCTTGATATTGATGAGAATATTGATTTGGATTTAGATGTGCTAAAAGATATTGAGGTGGTTATTGATTCAGTGCTAAGTGAAAATCATAAATTCAACTTTCATTTCTACGATACCACACCAGAGCCTGATAATTTTCCGCACATGGAGCAATTAAAGCAATTGTTGAGCGATTCTACAGGGAATGGCACTTTTCTAAATGCTCCCAAACCACCTCATGCCCTGCTGTACAATTCTGCCCCACATCGTTTTCGTACTATAGAAAGAACTCTTGATAGAACCCTCGCCCAGCTCGATTCTTTAGGTACCCAAGGGGGATGGTTCAGCGACTCTGCCCGAATGGATAATCTCCGAGCCGCCCAAGAAGCACTAGCTAACTTGCAGCCTTCCGATACATGGCACGAAAAAGTGCTAGAAGCTCAACGACGCTCATTAGAAGCACAGCAGCAACGCCACGAGATGCAGCTACAGTTACGGGATAAGCAACACGAAGAGCGGTTAGCCGCCTGGCAGAAAAGAATGGAAGCCTGGGAAGCTCGGCAGCAAGAAATCCAGCAACGCTTTGAAGAACGTCAACAAGAAATGCAAAAACGTTATGAAGAGCGCGTACGCACCCTGGAACGTCAGGAAGAACAGCTACGCCAGCAACAAGAAAAATTGCAAGAAGAGATTAGGCAGAAATCTAATCTAAATTAG
- the hslV gene encoding ATP-dependent protease subunit HslV: protein MQKIKSTTVVAIKHGNQIAIGADGQATMGNTVAKSNVRKIRKLQNGKIVTGFAGSTADAFTLIERFDEKLNSYGGNIKRAAIELAKDWRTDRYLRKLEAMMIVADASELLILSGTGDVLEPDHDIATIGSGSMYAQAAALALKKHSSNLSAEEMVKESLGIAADICIYTNHNIIVETLEAAN, encoded by the coding sequence ATGCAAAAAATAAAATCTACTACCGTCGTTGCCATTAAGCACGGAAATCAGATAGCGATTGGAGCCGATGGGCAAGCCACGATGGGAAATACCGTAGCTAAAAGTAATGTCCGTAAAATCCGTAAGCTGCAAAATGGTAAAATTGTAACCGGGTTTGCCGGATCAACCGCCGATGCCTTCACCTTGATTGAGCGTTTTGATGAAAAGCTCAATTCTTACGGGGGTAATATAAAGCGAGCGGCCATTGAGCTAGCTAAAGACTGGCGCACCGACCGTTACCTTCGCAAGCTAGAGGCCATGATGATTGTGGCTGATGCTTCGGAGCTACTAATTCTATCAGGAACCGGCGATGTATTGGAACCCGATCATGATATTGCTACCATTGGCTCGGGCAGTATGTACGCCCAAGCAGCGGCACTAGCCCTAAAGAAGCACTCTAGCAACCTGTCTGCCGAAGAAATGGTGAAGGAAAGCCTGGGCATTGCGGCGGATATTTGCATCTACACCAACCACAACATTATTGTAGAAACCTTAGAGGCGGCTAACTAG